A genome region from Heliangelus exortis chromosome 12, bHelExo1.hap1, whole genome shotgun sequence includes the following:
- the IP6K1 gene encoding inositol hexakisphosphate kinase 1 isoform X1, with translation MCVCQTMEVGKYGKNATRSGDRGVLLEPFIHQVGGHSSMMRYDDHTVCKPLITREQRFYESLPPEMKEFTPEYKGVVSVCFEGDSDGYINLVAYPYVENEALEQDDVPERDQPRRKHSRRSLHRSSSGTEHKEEKAGLASDSTESSIQETKSPRVDLHIHSDVPFQMLDGNSGLSSEKISYNPWSLRCHKQQLSRMRSESKDRKLYKFLLLENVVHHFKLPCVLDLKMGTRQHGDDASEEKAARQMKKCEQSTSATLGVRVCGMQVYQLDTGHYLCRNKYYGRGLSIEGFRNALYQYLHNGIELRKDLFEPVLAKLRSLKAVLERQASYRFYSSSLLIIYDGKDSRAGMFVERRPEMRLKRVEGSLPESLQDGSSTEPGSSAQPKVDVRMIDFAHSTFKGFRDDPTVHDGPDMGYVFGLESLINIMEQMREENQ, from the exons ATGTGTGTTTGTCAAACCATGGAAGTGGGCAAGTATGGCAAGAATGCCACTCGATCCGGAGACCGGGGGGTCCTGCTGGAGCCTTTCATTCACCAGGTGGGCGGGCACAGCAGCATGATGCGCTACGACGACCACACTGTCTGCAAGCCCCTCATCACCAGAGAACAGCGCTTCTATGAGTCTCTGCCCCCAGAAATGAAGGAGTTCACACCTGAGTACAAAG GTGTGGTATCTGTCTGTTTTGAGGGAGACAGCGATGGCTACATTAACCTGGTGGCCTATCCCTACGTGGAGAACGAGGCTCTGGAGCAGGATGATGTGCCAGAGAGGGACCAGCCACGACGCAAACACTCGCGTCGGAGCCTTCACAGATCAAGCAGTGGCACTGAGCATAAGGAGGAAAAAGCTGGCCTGGCCAGTGACAGCACTGAAAG CAGCATCCAGGAAACAAAGAGTCCCAGGGTGGACTTGCACATCCATTCGGATGTTCCATTCCAAATGTTGGATGGGAACAGTGGTCTGAGCTCTGAGAAGATCAGCTACAACCCCTGGAGCCTGCGCTGTCataagcagcagctgagccgCATGCGGTCAGAGTCCAAGGACCGAAAACTCTACA AGTTCCTGTTGCTGGAGAATGTGGTGCATCACTTCAAGCTTCCCTGTGTACTTGATCTGAAGATGGGGACCAGACAGCATGGAGATGATGCATCTGAGGAGAAGGCTGCTCGGCAGATGAAGAAGTGTGAACAGAGCACTTCAGCCACCTTGGGTGTGCGTGTGTGTGGGATGCAG GTCTATCAGCTGGACACAGGGCATTACTTATGCAGGAATAAATACTATGGACGTGGTCTTTCCATCGAGGGCTTCCGCAATGCCCTCTACCAATATCTCCACAACGGCATCGAGCTGCGCAAGGACCTCTTTGAGCCTGTCCTGGCCAAACTCCGAAGCCTGAAGGCAGTTTTGGAGAGACAGGCTTCCTACCGCTTCTactccagctccctcctcaTCATTTATGATGGGAAGgacagcagggcagggatgttTGTGGAGCGCCGGCCGGAGATGCGCCTGAAGCGGGTGGAGGGCTCCCTCCCGGAGAGCCTGCAGGATGGCAGCAGCACGGAGCCCGGGTCCTCTGCCCAGCCCAAGGTGGACGTGCGTATGATTGACTTCGCACACAGCACGTTCAAAGGCTTTCGTGATGACCCCACTGTGCATGATGGACCTGACATGGGTTACGTGTTCGGGCTGGAAAGCCTCATCAACATCATGGAACAGATGCGTGAGGAAAACCAGTAG
- the IP6K1 gene encoding inositol hexakisphosphate kinase 1 isoform X2, whose translation MCVCQTMEVGKYGKNATRSGDRGVLLEPFIHQVGGHSSMMRYDDHTVCKPLITREQRFYESLPPEMKEFTPEYKGVVSVCFEGDSDGYINLVAYPYVENEALEQDDVPERDQPRRKHSRRSLHRSSSGTEHKEEKAGLASDSTESIQETKSPRVDLHIHSDVPFQMLDGNSGLSSEKISYNPWSLRCHKQQLSRMRSESKDRKLYKFLLLENVVHHFKLPCVLDLKMGTRQHGDDASEEKAARQMKKCEQSTSATLGVRVCGMQVYQLDTGHYLCRNKYYGRGLSIEGFRNALYQYLHNGIELRKDLFEPVLAKLRSLKAVLERQASYRFYSSSLLIIYDGKDSRAGMFVERRPEMRLKRVEGSLPESLQDGSSTEPGSSAQPKVDVRMIDFAHSTFKGFRDDPTVHDGPDMGYVFGLESLINIMEQMREENQ comes from the exons ATGTGTGTTTGTCAAACCATGGAAGTGGGCAAGTATGGCAAGAATGCCACTCGATCCGGAGACCGGGGGGTCCTGCTGGAGCCTTTCATTCACCAGGTGGGCGGGCACAGCAGCATGATGCGCTACGACGACCACACTGTCTGCAAGCCCCTCATCACCAGAGAACAGCGCTTCTATGAGTCTCTGCCCCCAGAAATGAAGGAGTTCACACCTGAGTACAAAG GTGTGGTATCTGTCTGTTTTGAGGGAGACAGCGATGGCTACATTAACCTGGTGGCCTATCCCTACGTGGAGAACGAGGCTCTGGAGCAGGATGATGTGCCAGAGAGGGACCAGCCACGACGCAAACACTCGCGTCGGAGCCTTCACAGATCAAGCAGTGGCACTGAGCATAAGGAGGAAAAAGCTGGCCTGGCCAGTGACAGCACTGAAAG CATCCAGGAAACAAAGAGTCCCAGGGTGGACTTGCACATCCATTCGGATGTTCCATTCCAAATGTTGGATGGGAACAGTGGTCTGAGCTCTGAGAAGATCAGCTACAACCCCTGGAGCCTGCGCTGTCataagcagcagctgagccgCATGCGGTCAGAGTCCAAGGACCGAAAACTCTACA AGTTCCTGTTGCTGGAGAATGTGGTGCATCACTTCAAGCTTCCCTGTGTACTTGATCTGAAGATGGGGACCAGACAGCATGGAGATGATGCATCTGAGGAGAAGGCTGCTCGGCAGATGAAGAAGTGTGAACAGAGCACTTCAGCCACCTTGGGTGTGCGTGTGTGTGGGATGCAG GTCTATCAGCTGGACACAGGGCATTACTTATGCAGGAATAAATACTATGGACGTGGTCTTTCCATCGAGGGCTTCCGCAATGCCCTCTACCAATATCTCCACAACGGCATCGAGCTGCGCAAGGACCTCTTTGAGCCTGTCCTGGCCAAACTCCGAAGCCTGAAGGCAGTTTTGGAGAGACAGGCTTCCTACCGCTTCTactccagctccctcctcaTCATTTATGATGGGAAGgacagcagggcagggatgttTGTGGAGCGCCGGCCGGAGATGCGCCTGAAGCGGGTGGAGGGCTCCCTCCCGGAGAGCCTGCAGGATGGCAGCAGCACGGAGCCCGGGTCCTCTGCCCAGCCCAAGGTGGACGTGCGTATGATTGACTTCGCACACAGCACGTTCAAAGGCTTTCGTGATGACCCCACTGTGCATGATGGACCTGACATGGGTTACGTGTTCGGGCTGGAAAGCCTCATCAACATCATGGAACAGATGCGTGAGGAAAACCAGTAG
- the GMPPB gene encoding mannose-1-phosphate guanylyltransferase catalytic subunit beta, whose product MRALILVGGYGTRLRPLTLSRPKPLVEFCNKAVLLHQLEALRQAGVSHVVLAVSYMSETLEAAMREQEQRLGIRISLSHEKEPLGTAGPLALARDLLAEGGEPFFVLNSDVICEFPFAALARFHRQHGGEGSLVVTRVEEPAKYGVVVSEPDTGRICRFVEKPRVFVSNKINAGLYIFSPGILQRIQLRPTSIEKEIFPAMAQDGQLYAMELQGFWMDIGQPKDFLTGMCMYLQALRAQHPEKLHSGPGVVGNVLVDPSAKIGANCVIGPNVTIGAGVVVEDGVRIKRCTVLEGARIRSHSWLESCIVGWSCSVGQWVRMENVTVLGEDVIVNDELYLNGANVLPHKSIAESVPEPRIIM is encoded by the exons ATGCGGGCCCTGATCCTGGTGGGCGGCTACGGGACGCGGCTGCGGCCGCTGACCCTGAGCCGACCGAAGCCGCTGGTGGAGTTCTGCAACAAAGCGGTGCTGCTGCACCAGCTGGAGGCCCTCCGGCAG GCCGGGGTCAGCCATGTGGTGCTGGCGGTCAGCTACATGTCGGAGACGCTGGAGGCGGCCATGCGGGAGCAGGAGCAGCGG CTCGGGATCCGTATCTCCCTGTCCCATGAGAAGGAGCCGCTGGGCACGG CGGGGCCGCTGGCGCTGGCACGGGACCTTCTGGCCGAGGGCGGGGAGCCCTTCTTTGTCCTCAACAGCGATGTGATCTGTGAGTTCCCCTTCGCGGCGCTGGCCCGTTTCCACCGGCAGCATGGCGGCGAGGGCTCGCTGGTGGTGACCCGCGTGGAGGAGCCGGCCAAGTACGGCGTGGTGGTGAGTGAACCTGACACCGGCCGCATCTGCCGCTTTGTGGAGAAGCCACGAGTCTTTGTGTCCAACAAGATCAATGCTGGACTCTACATCTTCAGCCCTGGCATCCTGCAACGCATCCAG CTGCGCCCCACCTCCATTGAGAAGGAGATCTTCCCAGCCATGGCACAGGATGGGCAGCTCTATGCCATGGAGCTGCAGG GCTTCTGGATGGACATTGGGCAACCAAAGGACTTCCTCACAGGCATGTGCATGTACCTGCAGGCACTGCgggctcagcaccctgagaAGCTGCACTCGGGGCCTGGTGTCGTAGGGAATGTGCTGGTG GACCCCAGCGCCAAAATCGGGGCAAACTGCGTCATCGGTCCCAACGTGACGATCGGGGCTGGCGTGGTGGTGGAGGACGGGGTGCGCATCAAACGCTGCACCGTGCTGGAGGGGGCCCGTATCCGCTCCCATTCCTGGCTAGAATCCTGCATCgtgggctggagctgctccgTGGGGCAGTGG GTGCGCATGGAGAACGTGACAGTGCTGGGTGAGGACGTCATTGTCAACGACGAGCTCTACCTCAATGGGGCCAATGTGCTGCCGCACAAATCCATTGCCGAGTCCGTGCCAGAGCCGCGCATCATCATGTAG
- the AMIGO3 gene encoding amphoterin-induced protein 3 — protein sequence MAPVWRRVLKLLLLLQLCSQGCAPRASPPPHRCPTACICTSDLLSCSRQTLQRVPRALPPTATTLDLSHNALTQLHDHWLAALPHLEALHISHNQIKDISPQAFHNASYLRHLDMSSNHLHAVETHYFDALVSLEELLLYNNRITRVDENAFTKLSGLRKVYLSWNNLTTFPFHSVQGLGIYSLRTLDLSSNSLSSIPVEELAALPENIRNGLYLHNNPVRCSCPLYLMLQHWKQRGFSSVKDFFEEHTCKVSDNVPRSLIKFLKYSQMFENCSAGPEDVHPVPFPVMVGHSLLLTCNTSLPATATTYMWISPHHEPIKYPGNRDHSLELYHNGSLKIAVAKPWHSGVYVGLAINSPHNFSRLCEVNVTVHYPKPEEETFNTGLTTLLGCIVSLVLVIIYLYLTPCRCLSCSKKPAPLSPPQECSAQSSILSTTPPATDGPNRKVSASKHVVFLEPVRETQNGKIRLALSEDFPDAKHPKVLQVKSDSESISSVFSDTPIVS from the coding sequence aTGGCCCCGGTCTGGCGGCGGgtgctgaagctgctgctgctgctccagctgtgctcccagggctgtgctCCCCGAGCCTCCCCGCCGCCCCACCGCTGCCCCACCGCCTGCATCTGCACCTCCGacctgctgagctgcagccgGCAGACCCTGCAGCGCGTGCCCCGGGCACTGCCGCCCACTGCCACCACGCTGGACCTAAGCCACAATGCCCTCACCCAGCTCCACGACCACTGGCTGGCTGCCCTCCCGCACCTCGAGGCCCTCCACATCAGCCACAACCAGATTAAGGACATTTCTCCACAGGCTTTTCACAATGCCTCCTACCTGCGGCATCTTGACATGTCCTCCAACCACCTGCACGCTGTCGAGACGCACTACTTCGACGCGCTGGTGAGCTTGGAGGAGCTCCTGCTCTACAACAACCGCATTACACGAGTGGATGAAAACGCTTTCACCAAACTGAGCGGCCTGCGGAAAGTCTACCTGAGCTGGAACAACCTGACCACCTTCCCCTTCCACTCAGTGCAAGGGCTGGGCATCTACAGTCTCCGCACGCTGGACCTCTCCTCCAACAGCCTGAGCAGCATCCctgtggaggagctggcagctctgcctgaaAACATCAGGAATGGCCTGTACCTGCACAACAACCCCGTCAGGTGCAGCTGCCCACTTTACCTGATGCTCCAACACTGGAAGCAGCGAGGTTTCAGCTCTGTGAAGGATTTCTTTGAGGAACATACCTGCAAGGTGTCTGACAACGTGCCCAGGTCCCTCATCAAGTTCCTCAAATACAGCCAAATGTTTGAGAACTGCTCGGCGGGCCCTGAAGATGTCCACCCTGTGCCCTTCCCTGTGATGGTGGgccacagcctcctgctcacCTGCAACACCAGCCTGCCAGCCACGGCCACCACCTACATGTGGATCTCTCCTCACCACGAGCCCATCAAGTACCCAGGGAACAGAGACCATTCCTTGGAGCTCTACCACAATGGCAGCCTGAAGATTGCAGTGGCCAAGCCCTGGCACTCAGGGGTCTATGTGGGCTTGGCCATCAACAGCCCCCACAATTTCAGCAGGTTGTGTGAAGTCAATGTGACGGTCCACTACCCCAAGCCAGAGGAAGAGACCTTCAACACCGGCCTCACCACTCTGCTGGGCTGCATCGTGAGCCTGGTGCTCGTGATCATCTACTTGTACCTCACGCCCTGCCGCTGCCTAAGCTGCTCCAAGAAGCCAGCTCCTCTCAGCCCTCCACAGGAGTGCAGTGCCCAGTCCTCCATCCTCAGCACCACCCCCCCTGCCACCGATGGGCCAAACCGTAAGGTCAGTGCCAGCAAGCATGTGGTCTTCCTCGAGCCTGTCAGGGAGACACAGAATGGCAAGATCCGCCTGGCCCTCAGCGAGGACTTCCCTGATGCCAAGCACCCCAAGGTCCTGCAGGTCAAGTCGGACTCAGAGTCCATCAGCTCCGTCTTTTCAGATACCCCCATTGTGTCGTAG